One part of the Apus apus isolate bApuApu2 chromosome 23, bApuApu2.pri.cur, whole genome shotgun sequence genome encodes these proteins:
- the RNPEP gene encoding aminopeptidase B, which yields MAAVRDGAVRDAASASSASSWSLRHLHLSLRVTFAAARAGRLRGSARLELRCARDGESEVRLDTHPGLGPLRAALLPPPGHGGEPGGEPGGQPLRFQSRPFASYGSALHVALPQPARAGQLLTLLIDYEAGEGPGVCWLAPEQTAGKQKPYMYTQGQAVLNRSFFPCFDTPSVKFTYSATVKVPEGFTAVMSATSWEKQKDNTFVFKMSQPIPSYLIALAVGDIVSADVGPRSRVWAEPCLIEAAKKEYDGVIEEFLAVGEKLFGPYVWGRYDILFMPPSFPFGGMENPCLTFLTPCLLAGDRSLADVIIHEISHSWFGNLVTNATWGEFWLNEGFTMYAQRRISTEVYGLAYTCLEAATGRALLRQHMDNTGEDHPLNKLRVVIEPGVNPDDTYNETPYEKGYCFVSYLAHLVGDQSKFDAFLQAYVNRFKFQSITADDTLGFFLEYFPELKEKGVDTIPGFEFDRWLNTPGWPPYLPDLSPGEQLMKPADELAELWAADSVNMEAIEAVDIAAWRTYQLVYFLDQILQKSPLPEGNVERLSKMYPKISKSQNAELRLRWCQIILKNNLEAEYSKVKDFLHSQGKQKYTLPLYRAMWGGSEAARALAMETFSATAPQLHINVQNYVKKILGLEVAEH from the exons ATGGCGGCGGTGCGGGACGGGGCGGTGCGGGACGCGGCCTCCGCCAGCAGCGCGAGCTCCTGGTCGCTGCGGCACCTGCACCTGTCGCTGCGCGTCACCTTCGCGGCGGCGCGCGCGGGGCGGCTGCGCGGGAGCGCGCGGCTGGAGCTGCGGTGCGCGCGCGACGGGGAGAGCGAGGTGCGGCTGGACACGCACCCCGGGCTGGGCCCGCTCCGCGCCGCGCTGCTGCCGCCCCCCGGGCACGGCGGGGAGCCCGGCGGGGAGCCCGGCGGGCAGCCCCTGCGCTTCCAGAGCCGCCCCTTCGCCAGCTACGGCAGCGCCCTGCACGTCGCGCTGCCCCAGCCCGCGCGGGCCGGGCAGCTCCTCACGCTCCTGATCGACTATGAGGCGGGCGAGGGGCCGGGG GTGTGCTGGCTCGCTCCTGAGCAGACGGCAGGGAAGCAGAAGCCCTACATGTACACGCAAGGCCAGGCTGTCCTCAACAGGTCCTTCTTCCCCTGCTTCGACACCCCCTCAGTCAAATTCACCTATTCGGCCACCGTGAAG GTCCCGGAGGGTTTCACTGCTGTGATGAGTGCCACGAGCTGGGAGAAGCAGAAGGATAACACCTTTGTCTTCAAGATGTCCCAGCCGATCCCCTCCTACCTGATTGCTCTGGCTGTTGGGGACATTGTGTCTGCTGATGTTGGCCCAAG GAGCCGTGTCTGGGCTGAGCCCTGCCTGATCGAGGCTGCGAAGAAGGAGTACGACGGGGTGATCGAGGAGTTCCTGGCTGTTGGAGAGAAGCTCTTTGGACCTTATGTTTGGGGCAG GTACGACATCCTGTTCATGCCGCCCTCCTTCCCGTTCGGCGGGATGGAGAATCCCTGCCTCACCTTCCTCACGCCCTGCCTGCTGGCCGGGGACCGCTCCCTGGCGGACGTCATCATCCACGAGATCTCCCACAGCTGGTTTGGCAACCTGGTCACCAACGCCACGTGGGGCGAGTTCTGGCTGAACGAGGGCTTCACCATGTACGCCCAGAGGCGCATTTCCACCGAGGTCTATG GTTTGGCCTACACCTGCCTGGAGGCTGCCACAGGAAGGGCGCTGCTGCGCCAGCACATGGACAACACAGGGGAGGACCATCCCCTCAACAAGCTGCGGGTGGTGATCGAGCCAG GTGTCAATCCAGATGACACGTACAATGAAACACCCTACGAGAAGGGGTACTGCTTCGTGAGCTACTTGGCCCATCTGGTGGGGGACCAGAGCAAGTTCGATGCCTTCCTCCAG GCCTACGTGAACCGGTTCAAGTTCCAGAGCATCACAGCAGATGACACCCTTGGTTTCTTCCTGGAATACTTCCcggagctgaaggagaagggcGTGGACACTATCCCAG gcttCGAGTTCGACCGCTGGCTGAACACGCCGGGCTGGCCCCCCTACCTGCCCGACCTCTCACCAGGGGAGCAGCTGATGAAGCCAGCAGatgagctggcagagctctgggCAGCTGACAGCGTGAACATGGAGGCAATCGAAGCCGTGGACATTGCAGCTTGGAGGACCTACCAGCTGGTCTATTTCCTGGACCAGATCCTGCAGAAATCCCCCCTGCCAGAAG GCAATGTGGAGAGGCTGAGCAAGATGTACCCCAAGATCTCCAAGTCCCAGAATGCTGAGCTGCGACTCCGCTGGTGCCAGATCATCCTCAAGAACAACCTGGAGGCAGAGTACAGCAAGGTCAAGGACTTCCTCCACAGCCAG gGGAAACAGAAGTACACCCTGCCCCTCTACCGTGCCATGTGGGGTGGGTCGGAGGCAGCCCGGGCTCTGGCCATGGAGACCTTCTCTGCTACAGCCCCACAGCTCCACATCAATGTCCAGAATTATGTCAAGAAGATCCTAGGCTTGGAGGTGGCAGAGCACTAG